One Fusarium poae strain DAOMC 252244 chromosome 4, whole genome shotgun sequence DNA window includes the following coding sequences:
- a CDS encoding hypothetical protein (TransMembrane:1 (o543-561i)~BUSCO:8875at5125), producing the protein MTLVSDQVRRLDAYLDRLPVLSEVTSEDEHSETGEHGFATTNAFSTPRLDHLLRTIQSLSTTSSSQPLLPAWRIRDLLISSDIPAPASLSVNETQSDGAKSPYENELEWLLVSKATIQLHGVVLNTLLDQIVPLNDDVWYWDEVLGSYSYSSLYAVQTSPLRVWAWSQEVCTATKLRIQAGSLHHAPGELVDSTTSSLSQQWSQFYGIVQDSVRERSIANIQRRVLSPVALSRSEARRKQAQLKKLREITASGLGVLMDEGLQFGLDDDKADLQDHHDLKGVVERSVALIDMVLKEVSTLDVNISDFEDKVFAGVEEDPELSVHIEGSSTADRPAVLARRLLGIIDRSLPEHLTAMHALAKENGRPGAFVRYWLPATIGLLSSTTVLRILVNRKADIIEWFIGFGETIRDFWFNWVIEPTSKIISTIRHDKTSEIAIMSRDSLKADRESLERMVVDFALDKPHFATETGSILSDTQVDDIRHKVAEGDVTPVLRAFEKDLRRPFVGTIRGDLVRSLLIQVQKTKVDLEVAMTGIDSLLKSQELVFGFVGLTPGVLVSYSMFQYLRGVFGGRSGQRQTRKAGQAIRVLRNVDRILSEARPTETNLLSYKDHGLLLAEVHILRNLVDKLMPREIGREFLEDLDDLSNMKGIQLQTRSLERIRWAYARWLH; encoded by the exons ATGACGCTTGTCTCCGA CCAAGTACGGCGGCTTGACGCCTACCTTGATCGTCTGCCAGTTCTGTCTGAGGTGACATCTGAAGATGAACACTCAGAGACCGGAGAACACGGGTTTGCTACGACTAATGCTTTCTCAACTCCGCGTCTCGATCACTTACTTCGTACCATCCAGTCTCTGAGTACCACTTCATCTTCGCAACCTCTTCTACCAGCTTGGCGTATTAGGGACCTTCTTATCTCATCTGACATCCCTGCCCCTGCAAGCCTTTCAGTAAACGAAACTCAGTCTGATGGTGCCAAGAGTCCTTATGAGAATGAGCTCGAATGGCTTCTCGTGAGCAAAGCCACCATTCAACTCCACGGCGTTGTTCTTAACACGCTTTTGGACCAAATCGTCCCCCTCAATGATGATGTTTGGTACTGGGATGAGGTACTAGGCTCTTATTCTTACAGCAGTCTCTATGCTGTCCAGACATCCCCCTTGAGGGTCTGGGCCTGGTCCCAGGAAGTCTGCACTGCTACCAAATTACGCATCCAGGCAGGCTCTCTTCACCATGCTCCAGGCGAACTCGTCGACTCTACAACTTCAAGTCTATCACAGCAATGGTCTCAGTTTTACGGCATCGTGCAAGACAGTGTCCGGGAACGGTCAATTGCCAACATTCAACGCAGGGTCTTGTCGCCTGTGGCTTTGTCTCGCTCCGAGGCTCGACGCAAGCAGGCGCAGCTTAAGAAACTGCGCGAGATCACGGCAAGCGGTCTTGGTGTGTTGATGGATGAGGGTCTCCAATTTGGTCTTGACGACGATAAGGCTGATCTTCAGGACCACCACGACCTTAAGGGTGTTGTCGAACGCAGTGTTGCGCTCATTGATATGGTTCTGAAAGAAGTGTCCACTCTCGACGTTAATATCAGCGATTTCGAGGACAAGGTTTTTGCCGGAGTTGAAGAGGATCCTGAGCTCTCTGTTCACATTGAGGGTAGTAGCACTGCCGATCGACCAGCGGTTTTAGCTCGACGACTACTCGGCATCATCGACAGGTCTCTCCCCGAACATCTGACTGCCATGCACGCCCTAGCAAAGGAAAACGGTCGGCCCGGTGCCTTTGTTCGCTACTGGCTTCCTGCGACTATTGGCCTTCTCTCCTCAACAACTGTCCTGCGCATCTTGGTTAACCGGAAGGCTGACATTATTGAATGGTTTATTGGATTCGGCGAGACTATCCGCGACTTCTGGTTTAATTGGGTTATCGAACCGACCTCTAAGATCATCTCGACCATTCGACATGACAAGACCAGCGAGATTGCAATTATGAGCAGGGACAGCCTCAAAGCCGATCGCGAGAGCCTTGAGCGTATGGTAGTTGACTTTGCTCTTGATAAGCCACACTTCGCTACGGAAACTGGAAGCATCCTGTCCGATACTCAAGTCGACGATATCCGTCACAAGGTAGCAGAAGGCGACGTTACCCCTGTACTGCGAGCATTCGAGAAGGATCTGCGACGCCCTTTCGTGGGTACGATCCGTGGAGATCTCGTGCGATCCCTCCTTATTCAGGTCCAGAAAAcaaaggtcgaccttgaggTCGCCATGACCGGCATTGATTCGCTCCTCAAGAGTCAGGAGCTTGTATTCGGCTTCGTCGGTCTTACTCCAGGTGTACTCGTTTCATATAGCATGTTTCAATACCTCCGGGGCGTCTTTGGGGGCCGATCTGGACAGCGTCAAACTCGCAAGGCTGGCCAAGCTATCCGTGTTCTTCGCAACGTCGACCGCATTTTATCCGAGGCTCGACCTACAGAGACTAACCTTCTCTCGTACAAGGATCACGGTCTCTTGCTCGCCGAAGTTCACATTTTAAGAAACCTGGTCGATAAGCTCATGCCTCGGGAGATTGGAAGGGAGTTCCTTGAGGACTTGGACGACCTGTCTAATATGAAGGGGATTCAGCTGCAGACCAGGTCATTGGAGCGTATTCGATGGGCTTACGCAAGATGGCTCCACTAA